In Kitasatospora sp. NA04385, a single genomic region encodes these proteins:
- a CDS encoding carbohydrate ABC transporter permease, which yields MSEKVIDRKAVGNGKEAAPQGAAPARRRIREKFGRSALPYLLLLPALLAELLIHLVPMVTGIVMAFKQLTQFFIRDWGSAPWSGFDNFKVALEFNAPVGKALLHSFWVTCMFTVLSVGLSWLIGVTASVFTQDAFRGRGLLRAAFMLPYALPVFAAVITWSFMFQRDTGLINHVLHDQLHLTSDKPFWLIGDNSFWALLTVSVWKSWPFAFLTLTAGLQNIPRELYEAAALDGAGVWQQIRRITLPSLRPVNLVLVLVLFLWTFNDFNTPFVLFGKSAPQAADLISIHIYQSSFITWNFGQGSAMSVLLLLFLLLVTALYLLATNRRREDAE from the coding sequence GTGTCCGAGAAAGTCATCGACCGCAAGGCCGTCGGCAACGGCAAGGAGGCCGCCCCGCAGGGGGCGGCCCCCGCCCGCCGGCGCATCCGCGAGAAGTTCGGGCGCAGCGCACTGCCCTACCTGCTGCTGCTCCCGGCCCTGCTGGCCGAACTGCTGATCCACCTGGTGCCGATGGTCACCGGCATCGTGATGGCGTTCAAGCAGCTCACCCAGTTCTTCATCCGCGACTGGGGCTCGGCGCCCTGGTCCGGCTTCGACAACTTCAAGGTGGCGCTGGAGTTCAACGCCCCGGTCGGCAAGGCGCTGCTGCACTCGTTCTGGGTGACCTGCATGTTCACCGTGCTGTCGGTGGGCCTGTCCTGGCTGATCGGCGTCACCGCCTCGGTCTTCACCCAGGACGCGTTCCGCGGCCGCGGGCTGCTGCGGGCGGCGTTCATGCTTCCGTACGCGCTGCCGGTGTTCGCGGCCGTGATCACCTGGTCGTTCATGTTCCAGCGGGACACCGGCCTGATCAACCACGTGCTGCACGACCAGCTGCACCTGACCAGCGACAAGCCGTTCTGGCTGATCGGCGACAACAGCTTCTGGGCGCTGCTGACCGTCTCGGTCTGGAAGTCCTGGCCGTTCGCGTTCCTCACCCTCACCGCGGGCCTGCAGAACATCCCGCGCGAGCTGTACGAGGCCGCCGCGCTGGACGGCGCCGGCGTGTGGCAGCAGATCCGCCGGATCACCCTGCCCTCGCTGCGCCCGGTCAACCTGGTGCTGGTGCTGGTGCTCTTCCTGTGGACGTTCAACGACTTCAACACGCCGTTCGTGCTGTTCGGCAAGTCCGCCCCGCAGGCCGCGGACCTGATCTCGATCCACATCTACCAGTCCTCCTTCATCACCTGGAACTTCGGCCAGGGCTCCGCGATGTCGGTCCTGCTGCTGCTCTTCCTGCTGCTGGTGACCGCGCTCTACCTGCTCGCCACCAACCGCCGTCGGGAGGACGCAGAATGA
- a CDS encoding carbohydrate ABC transporter permease: MINPPASFRWLRRIVLLVLAVFTLTPVAVMLSSSLKPLRDVQGPWRWIPSELTFRPYVDIWKTVPLAKYFTNSLIVAGSATALSVLIALLAGYAVSRYRFRGKKIFTITVLSTQMFPGILFLLPLFLIFVNIGNSTGIALYGSRGGLILTYLTFSLPFSIWMLAGYLDSIPRDLDEAAAVDGCGPIRTLVQIIVPAALPGIIAVAVYAFMTAWGEVLFASVMTNDQTRTLAVGLQGYATQTDVYWNQVMAASLVVSLPVVAGFLLLQRYLVAGLTAGAVK, translated from the coding sequence ATGATCAACCCGCCCGCCTCCTTCCGCTGGCTGCGCCGGATCGTGCTGCTGGTGCTGGCCGTCTTCACCCTGACCCCGGTCGCGGTGATGCTGAGCTCCTCGCTCAAGCCGCTGCGCGACGTCCAGGGCCCCTGGCGCTGGATCCCCAGCGAGCTGACCTTCCGGCCGTACGTCGACATCTGGAAGACCGTCCCGCTCGCGAAGTACTTCACCAACTCGCTGATCGTCGCGGGCTCGGCCACCGCGCTGTCCGTGCTGATCGCGCTGCTGGCCGGCTACGCGGTGAGCCGCTACCGGTTCCGCGGCAAGAAGATCTTCACGATCACCGTGCTGTCGACCCAGATGTTCCCCGGCATCCTGTTCCTGCTGCCGCTGTTCCTGATCTTCGTCAACATCGGCAACTCGACCGGCATCGCCCTCTACGGCAGCCGCGGCGGCCTGATCCTCACGTACCTGACCTTCTCGCTGCCGTTCTCCATCTGGATGCTGGCCGGGTACCTGGACTCCATCCCGCGCGACCTCGACGAGGCCGCCGCCGTGGACGGCTGCGGACCGATCCGCACCCTGGTGCAGATCATCGTCCCCGCCGCCCTGCCCGGCATCATCGCGGTCGCCGTCTACGCCTTCATGACCGCCTGGGGCGAGGTGCTGTTCGCCTCCGTCATGACCAACGACCAGACCCGCACGCTGGCCGTCGGGCTCCAGGGGTACGCCACGCAGACCGACGTCTACTGGAACCAGGTGATGGCCGCCTCGCTGGTCGTCAGCCTCCCCGTGGTCGCCGGATTCCTGCTGCTGCAGCGCTACCTGGTGGCCGGTCTGACCGCCGGTGCCGTCAAGTGA
- a CDS encoding GH1 family beta-glucosidase, producing the protein MNHLDALPANFRWGAATAAYQIEGAVSTDGRAPSIWDTFSHTPGKVDNGDTGDTACDHYHRWPQDLDLAASLGLDAYRFSIAWPRVVPLADGKVNAAGLDFYDRLVDGMLERGLTPFPTLYHWDLPQAQQDRGGWPERSTAERFAEYTAVVAERLGDRVRDWCTLNEPLCSSWIGHLEGKMAPGVTDLTAAVRTSYHLHLGHGLAVQALRAAVPGARIGIVNNLSTIEPASQSDADLAAALRADGHINRWWLDPILGRGYPQDMLDLYGVELPVRDGDMELISAPLDWVGLNYYFRQIVEDDPTGAVPNFRQVPGPNPEHTAMDWEVHAPGIEELLLRLTEDYGVREIYVTENGSAYRDTVTADGRVDDPERTAYLESHLAACARAVAKGAPLAGYFAWSLLDNFEWAYGYDKRFGLVHVDYDTQVRTLKASGERYAQLIAAHRARA; encoded by the coding sequence GTGAACCACCTCGACGCGCTGCCGGCCAACTTCCGCTGGGGCGCCGCCACCGCCGCCTACCAGATCGAGGGCGCCGTGAGCACCGACGGCCGTGCGCCGTCGATCTGGGACACCTTCTCGCACACCCCCGGCAAGGTCGACAACGGCGACACCGGCGACACCGCGTGCGACCACTACCACCGCTGGCCGCAGGACCTCGACCTGGCCGCCTCGCTCGGCCTGGACGCCTACCGCTTCTCGATCGCCTGGCCCCGCGTGGTGCCGCTGGCCGACGGCAAGGTCAACGCGGCCGGCCTCGACTTCTACGACCGCCTGGTCGACGGCATGCTGGAGCGCGGCCTCACCCCGTTCCCGACCCTCTACCACTGGGACCTCCCGCAGGCCCAGCAGGACCGCGGCGGCTGGCCCGAGCGCTCCACCGCCGAGCGCTTCGCCGAGTACACCGCGGTGGTCGCCGAGCGCCTCGGCGACCGGGTCCGCGACTGGTGCACCCTCAACGAGCCGCTCTGCTCCTCCTGGATCGGCCACCTCGAGGGCAAGATGGCCCCCGGCGTCACCGACCTGACCGCGGCCGTCCGCACCTCCTACCACCTGCACCTCGGCCACGGCCTCGCCGTGCAGGCGCTGCGCGCCGCCGTCCCCGGCGCCCGGATCGGCATCGTCAACAACCTCTCCACCATCGAGCCGGCCTCGCAGTCCGACGCCGACCTCGCGGCCGCCCTGCGCGCCGACGGCCACATCAACCGCTGGTGGCTCGACCCGATCCTCGGCCGCGGCTACCCGCAGGACATGCTCGACCTGTACGGCGTCGAACTGCCGGTCCGCGACGGCGACATGGAGCTGATCTCGGCCCCGCTCGACTGGGTCGGCCTCAACTACTACTTCCGGCAGATCGTCGAGGACGACCCGACCGGCGCCGTCCCGAACTTCCGCCAGGTCCCCGGCCCGAACCCCGAGCACACCGCCATGGACTGGGAGGTGCACGCCCCCGGCATCGAGGAGCTGCTGCTGCGCCTCACCGAGGACTACGGCGTCCGCGAGATCTACGTGACCGAGAACGGCTCCGCCTACCGGGACACCGTCACCGCCGACGGCCGGGTCGACGACCCCGAGCGCACCGCCTACCTGGAGTCCCACCTCGCCGCCTGCGCCCGCGCCGTCGCCAAGGGCGCCCCGCTGGCCGGCTACTTCGCCTGGTCCCTGCTCGACAACTTCGAGTGGGCGTACGGCTACGACAAGCGCTTCGGCCTCGTCCACGTCGACTACGACACCCAGGTCCGCACCCTGAAGGCCAGCGGCGAGCGCTACGCCCAGCTCATCGCCGCCCACCGCGCCCGGGCCTGA
- a CDS encoding chitinase — translation MLQGYWENWDGASNGVHPGLGWTPITDSRIAQHGYNVINAAFPVILSDGTVLWQDGMDTGVKVATPAEMCQAKANGATILMSIGGAAAGIDLSSSAVADKFVSTIVPILKKYNFDGIDIDIETGLSGSGSIGTLSASQSNLIRIIDGVLAQMPAGFGLTMAPETAYVTGGSVTYGSIWGSYLPIIKKYVDNGRLWWLNMQYYNGSMYGCSGDSYSAGTVQGFTAQTTCLNNGLTIQGTTIKVPYDKQVPGLPAQPGAGGGYMAPGLVSQAYGSYSGQLKGLMTWSLNWDGSKGWSFGDNVKALQGR, via the coding sequence GTGCTGCAGGGCTACTGGGAGAACTGGGACGGCGCCTCCAACGGCGTGCACCCGGGCCTCGGCTGGACCCCGATCACCGACAGCCGGATCGCCCAGCACGGCTACAACGTCATCAACGCCGCCTTCCCGGTGATCCTCTCCGACGGCACCGTGCTCTGGCAGGACGGCATGGACACCGGCGTCAAGGTGGCCACCCCCGCCGAGATGTGCCAGGCCAAGGCCAACGGCGCGACCATCCTGATGTCGATCGGCGGCGCCGCCGCGGGCATCGACCTCAGCTCCAGCGCGGTGGCCGACAAGTTCGTCTCGACCATCGTCCCGATCCTGAAGAAGTACAACTTCGACGGCATCGACATCGACATCGAGACCGGCCTGTCCGGCAGCGGCAGCATCGGCACCCTGTCCGCCTCGCAGTCGAACCTGATCCGCATCATCGACGGCGTGCTCGCCCAGATGCCGGCCGGCTTCGGCCTCACCATGGCCCCCGAGACCGCGTACGTCACCGGCGGCAGCGTCACCTACGGCTCCATCTGGGGCTCGTACCTGCCGATCATCAAGAAGTACGTCGACAACGGCCGGCTGTGGTGGCTGAACATGCAGTACTACAACGGCTCGATGTACGGCTGCTCCGGCGACTCCTACTCGGCCGGCACCGTCCAGGGCTTCACCGCCCAGACCACCTGCCTCAACAACGGCCTGACCATCCAGGGCACCACCATCAAGGTCCCCTACGACAAGCAGGTCCCCGGCCTGCCGGCCCAGCCGGGCGCGGGCGGCGGCTACATGGCCCCCGGCCTGGTCTCGCAGGCCTACGGCTCCTACAGCGGCCAGCTGAAGGGCCTGATGACCTGGTCCCTCAACTGGGACGGCTCGAAGGGCTGGAGCTTCGGCGACAACGTCAAGGCCCTGCAGGGCCGCTGA
- a CDS encoding RICIN domain-containing protein, which translates to MPPGERRVSAEIGIPFLRIGTDDVGSLFRRRARKPLGPFLVVSVSSGLALDTALRDTHDSRPHLWPVHGRPHQLWLLRPTGHGGEFHLVSVANDLLLDGGGVPDTEPVRMRDRHDTDAAWQRWRIVPVNGGRAHRIENVGTGLVLNCPRTAEARTPPSLRTPHGGENQTWLLAAPFTALAES; encoded by the coding sequence ATGCCCCCGGGAGAGCGCCGCGTCAGTGCCGAGATCGGCATACCGTTCCTGCGGATCGGCACGGACGACGTGGGTTCGCTGTTCCGCCGCCGGGCCCGCAAGCCGCTGGGGCCGTTCCTGGTGGTCTCGGTGAGCAGCGGGCTGGCGCTGGACACCGCGCTGCGCGACACCCACGACAGCCGCCCGCACCTGTGGCCGGTGCACGGGCGTCCGCACCAGCTGTGGCTGCTCCGGCCGACCGGCCACGGCGGGGAGTTCCACCTGGTCTCGGTGGCCAACGACCTGCTGCTGGACGGCGGCGGGGTGCCGGACACCGAGCCGGTGCGGATGCGCGACCGGCACGACACGGACGCCGCCTGGCAGCGCTGGCGGATCGTGCCGGTCAACGGCGGCCGGGCGCACCGGATCGAGAACGTCGGCACCGGCCTGGTGCTGAACTGCCCGCGCACCGCCGAGGCGCGCACCCCGCCGTCGCTGCGGACGCCGCACGGCGGGGAGAACCAGACCTGGCTGCTGGCGGCGCCGTTCACCGCCCTCGCGGAGAGCTGA
- a CDS encoding aminoglycoside phosphotransferase family protein: protein MDVERPTPAALLAEACAAAGRSGAGAELIRSGENTLWRLPGGVVARIGRPGQLASAAKELEVARWLHRHRVPAVRPLGHPPAPLSVRGRPATFWHELPPHRPGTSVELAAALRRLHRLPPPPDPLPALDPFVRLPERIDAAGLDGPRRRRLHARLAELRTAWRELALPAGRFRVVHGDAWTGNLAVTATTAHLLDFERTALGPVEWDLTTTAVGRHTFGTVPPGTYAAFCAAYGADVTESPGYPVLRDIRELRLTCYALQQATADPRHRAQARHRLACLLGEHGPRPWGWAPLG, encoded by the coding sequence GTGGACGTGGAACGCCCCACCCCCGCCGCCCTGCTCGCCGAAGCCTGCGCCGCCGCCGGACGGTCCGGCGCGGGCGCGGAGCTGATCCGCAGCGGCGAGAACACCCTGTGGCGGCTGCCCGGCGGCGTGGTCGCCAGGATCGGACGGCCCGGGCAACTCGCGTCCGCCGCGAAGGAGTTGGAAGTCGCCCGGTGGCTGCACCGGCACCGGGTGCCGGCCGTCCGCCCGCTCGGCCACCCGCCCGCCCCGCTCTCCGTCCGCGGCCGCCCGGCCACCTTCTGGCACGAGCTGCCGCCGCACCGGCCCGGCACCTCCGTCGAACTGGCCGCCGCCCTGCGCCGCCTGCACCGGCTGCCCCCGCCGCCGGACCCGCTGCCCGCCCTCGACCCGTTCGTCCGCCTCCCCGAGCGGATCGACGCCGCCGGGCTGGACGGCCCGCGCCGCCGCCGACTGCACGCCCGGCTCGCCGAACTGCGCACCGCCTGGCGCGAACTCGCCCTCCCCGCCGGGCGGTTCCGGGTCGTCCACGGCGACGCCTGGACCGGCAACCTCGCGGTCACCGCCACCACCGCCCACCTGCTGGACTTCGAACGCACCGCACTCGGCCCGGTCGAGTGGGACCTGACCACCACCGCCGTCGGCCGCCACACCTTCGGCACCGTCCCGCCCGGGACGTACGCCGCGTTCTGCGCCGCCTACGGCGCCGACGTCACCGAATCGCCCGGCTACCCGGTGCTCCGCGACATCCGCGAACTGCGGCTCACCTGCTACGCGTTGCAGCAGGCCACCGCCGACCCGCGCCACCGCGCCCAGGCCCGCCACCGGCTGGCCTGCCTGCTCGGCGAGCACGGGCCCCGCCCCTGGGGCTGGGCCCCGCTCGGCTGA
- a CDS encoding serine/threonine-protein kinase, with the protein MQPLEAGDPQDLGGFRLLGRLGAGGMGQVYLGRTSGGRTVAVKAVRPDLARDAQFRERFRQEVAAARRVGGDWTAPVLDADTEGPQPWVASGFVAGPSLAEAVHEHGPLPEPTVRLLGVGLAEALAHVHALGLVHRDVKPSNVLLTLDGPRLIDFGIARALDATSGLTQTGHVVGSPGYMSPEQAQGRPAGPASDVFSLGAVLALAATGRQPFGDGVSGAVLLYRVLHEQPDLAEVEPRLRELLLACLAKQPDDRPTPQQLRARLDPEHTAAGRLGRSSWLSADLAAAVGRTAVRLLDLESAPPIPAPAPPIPAPAPPIPAPPGHAPPTLSGPVHPHPVHPYPAHPAAPTGYGPPPPEPRRGRGRRIVLLIAAVLAVAALGGYGLAKLGDGGGNGGGTSADGANRTPAASAPATDEPSGSPSGTSSAKPSDKPSDKPSAKSPAGTADTDVPQAFVGVWEAKGADDSNLRIQVGKSRIGDQFAAGALLNGGPGGYCSASWTLLSVSDGELRFTSRPVGSADRQCATSGERVLDLQKDGTLRYTAVIDGERAEPVPMHRTT; encoded by the coding sequence ATGCAGCCGCTGGAAGCGGGCGATCCGCAGGACCTGGGAGGCTTCCGCCTGCTCGGTCGGCTGGGTGCGGGCGGAATGGGACAGGTCTACCTCGGCCGCACCTCCGGCGGCCGCACGGTGGCCGTGAAGGCGGTCCGGCCCGACCTGGCGCGCGACGCCCAGTTCCGCGAGCGCTTCCGGCAGGAGGTCGCCGCGGCCCGCCGGGTCGGCGGCGACTGGACCGCCCCCGTCCTCGACGCCGACACCGAGGGCCCGCAGCCCTGGGTGGCCTCCGGCTTCGTCGCCGGGCCCTCGCTCGCCGAAGCCGTGCACGAGCACGGCCCGCTGCCCGAGCCGACCGTCCGGCTGCTCGGCGTCGGCCTCGCCGAAGCGCTCGCCCACGTCCACGCGCTCGGCCTGGTGCACCGCGACGTCAAGCCGTCCAACGTGCTGCTGACCCTGGACGGCCCCCGGCTGATCGACTTCGGCATCGCCCGCGCCCTGGACGCCACTTCGGGGCTGACCCAGACCGGGCACGTGGTCGGCTCGCCCGGCTACATGTCGCCCGAGCAGGCCCAGGGCCGACCCGCGGGGCCCGCCTCGGACGTGTTCTCGCTCGGCGCCGTGCTCGCCCTGGCCGCCACCGGCCGCCAGCCGTTCGGCGACGGGGTCAGCGGCGCCGTCCTGCTCTACCGGGTGCTGCACGAACAGCCCGACCTCGCCGAGGTCGAACCCCGGCTGCGCGAACTGCTCCTCGCCTGCCTGGCCAAGCAGCCCGACGACCGGCCCACCCCGCAGCAGCTCCGCGCGCGCCTCGACCCCGAGCACACCGCCGCCGGACGGCTCGGACGCAGCAGTTGGCTCTCCGCCGACCTGGCCGCCGCCGTCGGCCGCACCGCCGTCCGGCTGCTCGACCTGGAATCCGCCCCGCCGATTCCCGCTCCCGCCCCGCCGATTCCCGCTCCCGCCCCGCCGATTCCCGCCCCGCCCGGTCACGCCCCGCCGACCCTCTCCGGCCCGGTCCACCCCCACCCGGTCCACCCCTACCCGGCCCACCCCGCCGCACCGACCGGCTACGGGCCGCCGCCCCCTGAGCCCCGGCGCGGCCGGGGCCGACGGATCGTCCTGCTGATCGCCGCCGTCCTGGCGGTGGCGGCGCTGGGCGGCTACGGGCTGGCGAAGCTCGGCGACGGCGGCGGGAACGGCGGCGGCACCTCGGCCGACGGCGCGAACCGGACACCCGCCGCGTCCGCCCCCGCCACGGACGAGCCCTCCGGCTCGCCCTCCGGCACGTCGTCCGCGAAGCCGTCGGACAAACCGTCGGACAAACCGTCCGCGAAGTCCCCGGCCGGTACGGCGGACACCGACGTCCCGCAGGCGTTCGTCGGCGTCTGGGAGGCGAAGGGCGCCGACGACTCGAACCTCAGGATCCAGGTCGGCAAGAGCAGGATCGGCGACCAGTTCGCGGCCGGCGCCCTGCTGAACGGCGGCCCCGGCGGCTACTGCAGCGCGAGCTGGACCCTGCTCTCCGTCTCGGACGGCGAACTCCGCTTCACCTCGCGGCCGGTCGGCTCCGCAGACCGGCAGTGCGCCACCAGCGGGGAGCGGGTGCTCGACCTCCAGAAGGACGGCACCCTGCGCTACACGGCGGTCATCGACGGCGAGCGGGCGGAGCCGGTGCCCATGCACCGGACGACCTGA
- a CDS encoding LCP family protein, whose translation MDGGADGGADGGAVRGTDGGEGEFEVQLGAAFWLTGGPGPELTARLVDGGLAAGRRRRRARRRRTVLLAGALTAVVAVGAGLLTLPRDLPGERTSAVELAHSGQSPAPAPLTDGMTLLLVGTDDALDAQGRPVPEDLLRGDLHSGTAGAADRTGVTDTMMLVHIPAGGGEVRQLSLPRDVLVEDTDGRAVRLNGIYPDAERAALERPGGSGATDGELYARGREAGRVALLKSVEQLTGVRVDHYAEVSMVGFYRVAQALGGIPVCLNHAVNDPYSGARLPAGRQELGAAQALAFVRQRHGVGEDSDLERTRRAQALLAGVVEKLRADGTLADASKLAALYRALDGSLVVDRGWSPVDFVRQVPALAAGKGTLRTLPVTLGTGGTTFLPVAGAARSLLLGDAAAAPPGPSDPASPASPAAPSAPSDGSATNPPVSFLPAPVRLGGVPCVD comes from the coding sequence GTGGACGGCGGGGCGGACGGCGGGGCGGACGGCGGCGCGGTGCGCGGCACCGACGGTGGGGAAGGGGAGTTCGAGGTGCAGTTGGGGGCGGCCTTCTGGCTGACCGGCGGGCCCGGGCCCGAGCTGACGGCCCGGCTGGTCGACGGCGGGCTGGCGGCCGGGCGGCGGCGCCGGCGGGCCAGGCGGCGGCGCACGGTGCTGCTGGCGGGGGCGCTGACCGCGGTGGTCGCGGTCGGGGCGGGGCTGCTGACGCTGCCACGCGACCTCCCGGGGGAACGGACCTCCGCGGTGGAGCTGGCGCACTCGGGGCAGAGCCCGGCGCCCGCGCCGCTGACGGACGGGATGACGCTGCTGCTGGTCGGCACCGACGACGCCCTGGACGCGCAGGGCCGGCCGGTGCCGGAGGACCTGCTCCGCGGCGACCTGCACAGCGGCACGGCGGGCGCGGCGGACCGGACGGGCGTCACCGACACCATGATGCTGGTGCACATCCCGGCGGGCGGCGGCGAGGTGCGGCAGCTGTCGCTGCCCCGGGACGTGCTGGTCGAGGACACCGACGGCCGGGCGGTGCGGCTCAACGGGATCTACCCCGACGCCGAGCGGGCCGCACTGGAGCGGCCGGGCGGCAGCGGCGCGACGGACGGGGAGCTGTACGCGCGCGGCCGGGAGGCCGGGCGGGTGGCGCTGCTCAAGTCGGTCGAGCAGCTGACCGGCGTCCGGGTCGACCACTACGCGGAGGTGTCGATGGTCGGCTTCTACCGCGTCGCCCAGGCCCTCGGCGGGATCCCGGTCTGCCTGAACCACGCGGTGAACGACCCGTACAGCGGGGCCCGTCTCCCGGCCGGGCGGCAGGAGTTGGGGGCGGCCCAGGCGCTCGCCTTCGTCCGGCAGCGGCACGGCGTCGGCGAGGACTCCGACCTGGAGCGCACCCGGCGCGCCCAGGCGCTGCTGGCGGGGGTGGTGGAGAAGCTGCGCGCCGACGGGACGCTGGCGGACGCCTCGAAGCTGGCCGCGCTGTACCGGGCACTGGACGGCAGCCTGGTGGTGGACCGGGGCTGGAGCCCGGTGGACTTCGTCCGCCAGGTGCCGGCGCTGGCCGCCGGGAAGGGCACCTTGCGGACGCTTCCGGTCACCCTGGGCACCGGTGGCACCACCTTCCTGCCGGTGGCGGGCGCGGCCCGCAGCCTGCTGCTCGGCGACGCCGCCGCGGCCCCACCCGGCCCGTCGGACCCCGCCTCCCCGGCCTCCCCCGCCGCCCCTTCGGCGCCGTCGGACGGTTCCGCCACCAACCCGCCCGTCTCCTTCCTGCCGGCGCCGGTGCGGCTGGGCGGGGTGCCCTGCGTGGACTGA
- a CDS encoding SigE family RNA polymerase sigma factor: MGSSRRAPVEEEFVAFATARSGQLYRSAYFLTGGDAHLSEDLVQETLGQMYAHWHRLHRPSWAGRIDNPAGYAQTVLVRAYLSHQRRRSSSERPSQVLPEVAEDAPDSALRLALVEALSQLPPRDRAVVVLRYWEDRSVEETAAIVKDSSAAVRTRCSRALAKLRGLLGGDLAELVAR; the protein is encoded by the coding sequence GTGGGCAGCAGTCGGCGGGCCCCCGTGGAGGAGGAGTTCGTCGCGTTCGCGACGGCCCGGTCCGGGCAGCTCTACCGCTCGGCGTACTTCCTCACCGGCGGGGACGCCCACCTGTCGGAGGACCTGGTGCAGGAGACCCTGGGGCAGATGTACGCGCACTGGCACCGGCTGCACCGGCCGAGCTGGGCCGGGCGGATCGACAACCCGGCCGGCTACGCGCAGACCGTGCTGGTCCGGGCGTACCTGTCGCACCAGCGACGGCGCAGCAGCAGCGAACGGCCCAGCCAGGTGCTGCCGGAGGTCGCCGAGGACGCGCCGGACTCGGCGCTGCGCCTGGCGCTGGTCGAGGCGCTGTCCCAGCTGCCGCCCCGGGACCGGGCGGTGGTGGTGCTCAGGTACTGGGAGGACCGGAGCGTGGAGGAGACCGCGGCGATCGTCAAGGACAGCTCGGCGGCGGTGCGGACCAGGTGCTCGCGGGCGCTGGCCAAACTGCGCGGGCTGCTGGGCGGCGACCTGGCGGAGCTGGTGGCGCGGTGA